The following coding sequences lie in one Spinacia oleracea cultivar Varoflay chromosome 1, BTI_SOV_V1, whole genome shotgun sequence genomic window:
- the LOC110787167 gene encoding GDSL esterase/lipase 4-like: MARTTTNILAILAICATILFISPTTSNAQDKNLLFVFGDSLYDGGMTLYNGVEGAGAEFWPYGENYFKRPAGRYTDGRVIPDFLAQYAGLPFLRPYLLPGLNDYTQGINFASASACVLVETRPGTINLARQMDYFVEMAWKLRNRIGELETNKLLSKAVYLFNIGGNDLFSLFETNRGGFPLNPYMKKDYVNQILGNLTSHIYTIYNQGGRKFAFQNIGPLGCMPSMKFMLQYQGSCVEEPVELAKMYNAAFSALVNRLQTRLPGFKYTIYDFHTSLHIRVLNGGRYGFKESEIACCGSGPFNGGFSCQKKGNSFTVCSNPADYLWFDAGHTTDRGNEQFASEFWLGGPNVVAPYNLQSFLAMS; this comes from the exons ATGGCAAGAACAACAACGAACATATTGGCGATATTGGCAATATGTGCAACTATACTCTTTATTTCTCCGACCACCTCCAATGCACAAGACAAGAATCTCCTCTTCGTCTTCGGCGATTCGCTCTACGACGGCGGTATGACTTTATACAACGGTGTGGAGGGAGCTGGGGCTGAGTTTTGGCCGTACGGCGAGAATTACTTCAAGAGGCCCGCCGGAAGGTATACTGATGGTCGTGTCATCCCGGATTTCTTAG CTCAATATGCGGGTTTGCCGTTTTTGAGGCCATATTTGCTACCAGGGCTTAATGACTATACTCAGGGAATCAATTTTGCTTCTGCAAGTGCTTGTGTGCTCGTTGAAACTCGTCCTGGAACg ATAAATTTGGCGAGGCAAATGGACTATTTTGTCGAGATGGCATGGAAATTAAGAAACCGAATTGGAGAATTAGAGACCAATAAGTTGTTATCCAAGGCAGTCTACTTGTTTAACATTGGAGGAAATGACTTATTTAGCCTTTTCGAGACGAATAGGGGAGGGTTTCCTCTCAATCCCTATATGAAGAAAGACTACGTGAATCAGATACTTGGTAACCTTACCTCCCACATTTAT ACAATATACAACCAAGGAGGAAGGAAGTTTGCATTCCAAAACATAGGACCTCTTGGGTGCATGCCATCAATGAAGTTCATGCTACAATACCAAGGAAGTTGTGTAGAGGAGCCAGTTGAGCTAGCCAAGATGTATAATGCTGCATTTTCTGCACTAGTTAACAGATTGCAAACCCGACTTCCTGGGTTCAAATACACCATATATGACTTCCACACCTCCTTACACATTCGTGTCCTAAACGGTGGTAGATATG ggttcaagGAAAGTGAAATAGCATGTTGTGGAAGTGGACCTTTTAATGGTGGATTTAGTTGCCAGAAGAAAGGGAATAGCTTCACAGTTTGTAGCAATCCTGCCGATTATTTGTGGTTTGATGCAGGACATACTACCGATAGAGGTAACGAGCAATTCGCGAGTGAATTTTGGTTAGGTGGACCTAATGTCGTTGCTCCTTACAACTTGCAAAGTTTCTTggccatgagttga
- the LOC110787217 gene encoding GDSL lipase, with amino-acid sequence MATALLLYATLVFVSLTTSYAKDKPPLYVFGDSLFDAGMTLYTGVDGDGAEFWPYGQTYFNKPSGRYCDGRVIPDFLAQFAGWPHLRTYLQPGPKNYSQGINFAAASACVLVETRPGKINLALQMYYFVQMVRKLKQQVGKLEANKLLSKAVYLIDIGGNDYFSLFDPITSGTRRLPPLPLSLRMKKDYINEILGELTTHIYTLYNKGGRKFVFPNIGPLGYFPSMKVLCMLRSEPSCVEDLHELARMHNTAFSALAKRLQTRLPGFKYSIYDFYTGVQLRVINAHRFGFKESRTACCGSGPFNGDFTCQKLEHSFTVCSNPNDYLWFDAGHPTERANEQFAIEIWSGGSNVVAPYNLHTLLSMT; translated from the exons ATGGCAACCGCATTGTTGCTGTACGCAACACTAGTCTTTGTCTCTCTTACCACCTCCTATGCCAAAGATAAACCTCCCCTTTATGTATTCGGCGATTCTCTTTTCGACGCCGGTATGACTTTGTACACCGGCGTCGACGGAGATGGTGCTGAGTTTTGGCCTTACGGTCAGACTTACTTCAATAAGCCTTCTGGCAGGTATTGTGATGGTCGTGTAATCCCGGATTTCTTAG ctCAATTTGCAGGTTGGCCACATTTGAGGACATATTTGCAACCAGGGCCTAAGAATTATTCCCAAGGAATCAATTTTGCTGCTGCAAGTGCTTGTGTGCTTGTTGAAACTCGTCCCGGCAAG ATAAATTTGGCATTGCAGATGTATTACTTTGTCCAAATGGTGCGAAAACTGAAGCAGCAAGTTGGAAAGTTAGAGGCCAATAAGCTACTATCCAAAGCAGTATACTTGATTGACATTGGAGGAAATGACTATTTTAGCCTTTTCGACCCCATTACGTCAGGCACAAGACGGCTTCCTCCGCTTCCTCTCTCACTTCGTATGAAAAAGGACTACATAAATGAGATACTTGGTGAACTCACCACCCACATTTAT ACACTGTACAACAAAGGGGGAAGGAAGTTCGTATTCCCAAACATTGGTCCTCTAGGGTACTTCCCTTCAATGAAGGTCCTTTGCATGCTACGATCTGAACCAAGCTGTGTAGAGGATCTACACGAGCTAGCCAGGATGCACAACACTGCATTTTCTGCACTAGCTAAACGATTGCAAACCCGACTACCAGGGTTCAAGTACTCAATATATGATTTCTACACCGGCGTACAACTCCGTGTCATAAATGCTCACAGATTTG GTTTCAAGGAAAGTAGAACAGCTTGTTGTGGAAGTGGACCTTTCAATGGTGACTTCACTTGCCAGAAACTAGAACATAGTTTCACTGTTTGTAGCAATCCAAACGATTATCTGTGGTTTGATGCAGGGCATCCTACCGAGAGAGCTAACGAGCAATTCGCGATTGAAATTTGGTCGGGAGGATCCAACGTTGTAGCTCCTTACAACTTGCATACTTTATTGTCCATGACTTGA